The region ATTGGGGAAaatacaagcacgcggtgtaaacatcaTTATAATGATATACGATGCGTGGCACACGTTCAACAGCCCTTCAGTAGCTGTGGAAGATCACAATTTCACTGGctgatatcgagtccaagtgtccaccaTAATAATATCTACTTGTggcatgcatatatatatacgaaTTTGATCGAGGAGGAGAATATCTCTCCACCAAAGATGACTTgacactgctttctattggggacgccattgttGAGCTTTTACCACTCCCGTCTTCTTACCGCTTGTTTGCTGCTCTCGTGCTCAAATCACGCGCGCTCGTGCTAGGTTgagctctcgcgagagcagattAAAAATGGCGTCGGAGTTTGGAAAGGCTAGGGGTCTATGAAGTCTAATCATTCCATTCCTACTTTTACGAGTGCGCTCTGACACAAAAAATGtatgaacaaaaaaattaaatcactATATACCCCTTTCTTAGATGGCCATTAGTAACGTAGTCTGCACGCACGTACCGCTCTATTTTACAAACCCGTACAATTGAATGATACATTTCAAGTATGTCCCTTCATAGCTGTCTTCCTGATACCCTCTTTAGATATATTGGCAACACTATTGTATGTATAAAGCGTATCATCAACCGTGCTCTCTTTCCTCAATGTTTCTCATCAACTTAAGTTGTTCCATCAGACTGTCAACAAGTTTCCACTAAGTGCAGCTCATGGCACCATCACATCTCCATTATGATGGGCTGCTACAGGAAACGACGTTCACACAATCACCACAAATAGCTGCTTCGAAAGTCATCTCTTTTCCCTGTACAATTAGACCCTGGTGAAGTCATTTCTTCGATTGACGTGTAGACTCAAGTGAGTTACTTCGCTTCAGAGAAAGTGCTCCGGAGGTAGTTAACGAACTTTTAGAACCTTAACCAGATTCTTTCTATCTTATTACGCATATATTTTTCTCACATCATGTTATTGGTGTCTACAAAGTTTGGTGATGACTGGtctgatctaattttcagtggtcAAGACAGCTTATCGGATAAAACAATTTGGACGTGAAATTAACTGGCACTGTGTCAATCTAATACTTTATGAATGATACTTACAATATCATTTTCGTGATTCACTGAagaaatataaatgtatattaaTAAGAGAAAGATATTGTTTGTACATCTTAAAAGGCTGGATTGTTTGGGGATGAAAATATAAGAATAATCCCTAGCTAGCCATTGTTACTAGATTCAAGCAAGGATGACCTAATACATGCAGCTGCACATATGCAGGCAAATTTGAACACAAATGTCATTACCGGATGAGTAATTGAAGAGCAATTATTTTGACTCAATTGATAGTTTTTCGTCTAACCTTCTTGTGCCGACAATATTATTACTACTGCAAATACATGGCATTGTAAATTGACTTACCATCTTCTGCCCCTACACATTAATTCACCGACTCACTCACTTGGTCTGAAATGTCTTGTGAACCTTCGCCCACATTCAATCATTGTACGCATTTCACATTCAGACAATGCAAAGTGGATACTTATGTTCCAATAATGTAATTTTAAGTCTCTCTGATGACAGATATAGATATGATTATAAAAGCGAACAGTACTCACCTTGGTTATAAAATCAACTCAAACCAACACACGAGCCTGCTAAATGATCTACTGAACGTTGCTTAAGACCCCTTGGACATTCGCTGACATGTAGATTGTTACACTGCGTTGTTTGAAGTGGACACTTTGTTTCAAACTGGTCgcaatgatgaagatgattcAAATAAGTTGCAGACACGTGTAAGACGGAGGCCGGTTATCACTATGGCACTCAAATCCCGCACGGTACATTGTAACTCACTCTTCGGCCCTTTTAACGTTCGTCAACATATTTTTGATCCCGCAATAAGTGGGTACTACAGTTTAAAAGTGCTTATAGGGTGTCATGCGTCACGTCCAACGGCTGGTATAAAGCTATCTGTGAAGTGTTCAGGCCCGAGCCCAGCTGCATCATGCCTCACTGCAGGACATCCCGATTCCTCGTTCTCCCGATTCTGTTCATCTGCGGCCTGAGCGGTGTGGTCGGGTCGTCGCGCCTCACGTTGACGGGGGTGAGTGGTCTGTTGATATTGACCATCGTAAACtccctacagcatcggctatggctaaatAATACACGAGAATGACAATCTCTGCCATAAGAtacacatctgtaagctgattcAGTTTTGTATATAAGTTGGAAAGTTCTTTTCTGCGGGTCCAGATTTTCTtctgaattatgcaaatgcatCAGTGTGGCTTCTCCTGAGTTTAGTTGCCTGGACAGTATAAGCTTCACCTGGATCTGCCATTTGCAAGGTTCTAACGCTTCGTATTGATTTCAatagccttcaagtccctcttgtaGCGGTATTTGTAACTGTAGCGTACATCTAATCTTCTATAAAAACTTGGAGCCGTGGCTCAGGGTTTACAGTTTATTGTTTGCCATCGTCGTTGATTTTGTCATGGCAAAAAGGCTCTACAATCTTTTGGTAGATACTCCCCTTGCTTGATGGTTATGGAATAGCCATTCAGATGGAGCAACCACAATGGGTTAGTTTGGTAGAAATCTTCGTATAGTTGTTAGCATTTGAAGAGAGATCAACCTTGTGAATGGTAGGTTACACACCATTACAGCCCCCGCACATTGATTCACTGACTGAATGACTAACTCACTCACTTGGTCTGACATGTATTGTGGACTTCCGCCCACATTCAGTCATTGTACGCATTTTATATTCGGACGGTACAAAGTGGATACTCAAGTTTCTACGATGCTATTAAGCCTCTCCGATGACTGTAGACATAATATATCTAAGCTGATATTGTGATGGTATTTCCAGACAGGGAATGACGCACTTTTCAGATCAGTAGCTTTATTGAAACACCAGTGGTGAATCAGTAGCGACTAAGCTGCTCTCATTCTAAAATTAATTTGCTTTCTTCCAACATAGTGCAATAGGGTGCAATAGTCATTGCCTTGTAAGTTAATGTAGCTCCTTGTACTTTCCAAGATCTTCTTGTCTACAACGTGTTCTCCCTGATCTCTTATAAGAAataagcctggatgccagacccccaaactctgaaatatctatcgtgtgggagTCTGGTCTGATGGGTGGGGAAATTTTCTCAGCAGAGTGGTGTCAGTGGGAGGAGAAGCTGTGATTAATGGCCACTCACACCACAGGTAGCCTGGTACATGGCACCACAATTGGCCAGCTGGCTATGAACAATAGCGAATCATGGACAAGACACAGCTCAACGGTTAATCATTAACCACTCAATTCTCAAAATATGCATGTTATTTTCCAAAATAACAGCAGaacttaaaaatgtatttaGTAATTTACCTCTGGTTGTCCTATTTGCTAAACTGAGATCATGTGTTAAACAGTTCTACAACCAAATAAGACATTACGGGCCCTATCTACAGTTACATTTTATCTGTTAGTGGATTCAAAAACACAGCTGGGAGTCTTTGACCAATCATGGCAGGGGTGTAAATGGCTCCCTGCTGATCCTGCTGCTGCTCTATTGGTGGGATCCTCGCACAGTATTTGAGCTGGCATGAGAAAATTTCCCCAAGCATCAAACCAGacccccacacgatagatatttcagagtttgggggtctggtatccaggctaataaGAAATGGGTGTAAGCAGGCAATGTTTCCTTAGAGGATGTTTCCTTAGAGGATGGCCTGATCTGACTAAGGACCCCTGGAGCATCACCTTATTTGGGGACTGCCCAGTACCATCTAGAGGAAATGCGTCACGATGATAGAGAAAGAATTTGCTATTTCTCAGAAATAAATACGTGGGCGCCGGGCGGCTAGAATGTATGTAAAGGAGAGGAAAGTCCAATGTACTTCAGTTCAGAGTCTGGAGCAGCTGAGATTCAGTGTAGATCTAGAGAGAGGACAGAGAGGGAGAATACCCATCAATGTCTTCAAATGAAGCGATTTTGGTGTCTACTACTTCATTCCTTCCTGGTTTGAGCGAACATCTCTAACATCGCAGCTATACTAATATTCATATTCAAGTTTGCATGAGTTTATATTGCGAGGGAGAATATTGCGATGAAGCATATTCTGGTTAAGGTAAAGTTTCCGGccaaagaagtaatttcttttgaTTCGATAGCCTAGGTGCacagcggtgggtcaaagtagaaaacaacttctttccgCAACCTTTAACTAAAATGtctaaatcaaagaaaaaagttaCTACGCAGCTCATTGGCACAAGTGTGGACGGGACCTTACATAGACTTAAGGTGTCTGCAATCTATGCCGTCACCTAACGTGCAGCCCGCACGTTAGGGCCTGTCACATAAGACAGTTTTGTGAAAGCAAATTGAGAGGGTTCTTAGTACAGTCATGTATACGCCTTAAGAAATTATACTTATGACGGGGAAGATTGTCGCAGAACGTTGTCATTCCTGGAAATCCTAGGGAAAACACACACGACGAATATAGCCGTCTTTAAATGGGGGTTAAGACGTACAGTCTCGTGAAAATTCACTATGACGTACTGGGCCGAAATTGAGAAGACTCCATTTACCTTAAGTGCTGAACATGCCACCCTTTTAAGGGAACTGCTTAACCCTTTAGTCTTTTTTCCACCTCTGGACATAGAAATGCACCAGGGGAATAAAACACTTATACCCGAAAAAGCGAAGAGTATCACGTTGTTCCCATTATCTCCTTGATGCTATAAAGTTGTGAACAAGACTTTCTCCAACGTGTTTGTAATACAAACGTCTAACTCAACATACATTTCCAGTTTTAGTGCAATACTTCATTCTTTATTTTATAATCTAGCTACGTGATTGAAAACTAACCAAGAATTCATTCAGTTGCTTGATTCATTTTGAACTGCGTCATGGTCTACCTTGGTGTCTAGAAAGTTTAGCCTTCATTAAAGccacccctccccctctcactggacccggggCACGCTCACGAATTGACAAAGTACTCAATCAATTTCATCGctaaaaaaacgaatatttttaagctttgtgcgttttgttgtctctttggtcatacttgtacgttttgaatgatattcccattataatccagttaaggacgcagcggcgctgccagcgtgccgcgggtccagtaatgcttcggtcacaaagTTCCCGGGCCTTCTTTTGGCACTTCCTGGGGCATGGCGTggcccctacgtggccccgtggggcaccctggggctaccgggctatttttgggcccggcggggacccgacacaaatttagttctgacttaaattctacccgggccccgcggacaaaACGTCGCCGTtacctcaacgtgagaacatCGCGAGGTACCCCTACGggtgccggcagtccaccgggacaagtaattatttgtctgtttgcttgcttgcttgactTTGATGAACCCTGAAAAGATCCAAcgtcccccaggtatgcacagtttagatttacaggagtgcattatactgggggatgttagtagatgttatctTTTACAAAGAGTGCCAGAATTCAGCCGTTTGGCAGCGATGGTGAAGCAATAAAACAATCTTAGCAGCAGCAACGACACGGCGTTACGGAGGTGTTACATGAACATTTGGTGGCTTCCATAGTTGGTAGTCGAGATGCGGTCTCAATTCTAGAGTACGGAATAGAATCTACAGTCAAGCAAAACATCGGTCGGTGCGAaaaccacagtaaagaaaagaaaaccaaTTTAAAAGTGGTGCGGCCACATGTCATTGTCATTGGaactagccaaaactatcatacaacgaaccgtccagggaggaagaaaaaGCGGTACGCCAGAAGTTAAGATGGATCGACAGGCACGACTCTAAGTAAAATATtaatgaaaaacagaaaaccgagaagggttaagaaaactggttgccagatcttctgtggtgtcCCAACGGTCGCATATTCAGACCAAGGGATAACTGAGATGAGATAGCAGCTACTTTTGCTGGGATTTTTCTGGCTTTTATtcgctgttttctgattgtatatcaCTTTTATGAGTTCTGGCTGTACCTGATTTCTAACGATCCCCAGTAGAACTCTTACGCAATCAGAAAAACACACTTGATAAGCCAACCCAAATCCAAGCCAAGAAGGTAAGAggctatacattttgtatcatgggCACTTGAAGACAGCTAATGACGGCAAATAGCCAACCAAAGGATAACATCGTTTTGGTAATCCAAACCTTCCTGGAGTTGTCATTACCCACAATTCTAAACCTCGTGGGGTCTTGTGGTGTAAttgcagggtgttcggcccaaaaccaagcggtcccgggttcgaatccccctgatgccaccgatggtgtgcccttgggaaagtgGCAATGTACGTGGCACTgcaaaataagttatgaaaatttgagtgcagtgccacgtcgtgcTTGTCTATCAAaagtgtaagaaaaaaattcttgagtAATCGTACCTGTTGTCTAAGAATGTACATATATAATTAGTGAGGTTTAGACATAGGTAGCTTCAGTTATTTGACCATCTCTGAATATGTGTTTCATGATGGATGTGGAGTTAAATCTTTAACTATTTCGAGCTCCGCTAGAAAGATTCAAGATCGATAGAAAATTAGATTCTCCAGATGAATGATGTAATTCGGAGGCGTCGTAAAACAATCAAACTGCCTTCAACACAAAGAAGCTAGTATACGGTCTTCTTTGAGATATGACTTACCCAATCAGACGCATACAAACGTGGTTTGAAACGTGTGCCGCCACCAAACCTAGATATCATGTGGCCACGGTGTGGTCAATTCTGGTTAAGAAGGTCAAAGAAGGCTATGGTAATGGAATACCATATTTGGTAAATTTGTACCCTAACAATGATTCTGTATCTATGATGACGGTGTATTCGCTGTGTTGCCACAGGTATGTGAGAGCGATCGCCAGTGTATCCAGGCCAGGGGGCAGAAGTCGTGCTGTGCCCCGCTGGGCCTGCGGGACCTGTTCTCGGGGATCCCGGTCTGCAAGCCGATGGGCCTGCGGGGCGACCGCTGCCACATCGCCGGGGACTACCTGCCCTACCCGCTGGACGCCCCGAGACGCTTCTGGCGCTGCCCCTGCGCTGACGGCTTGTCCTGCCTGGCGCCCAAAGGCTCGCTGCTGGGCCGCTGCGACTACCCGCACATgcggtgatgacgtcaccagagtggccgccatctttgttctatGATGACGTCGTCAGCGCAGcacagccgccatcttggttgcaGAAATTTACATAGGCGGACGGGCTTGTCCTTTGGAATGACATTTGTGAACTGTTATTCAACAAATAAACTGTTGTTTGGCAGTCTCGCGAACATCAGTAATGTAAGGAAGGTCGCCTGTAGTGTATTTGGGATTTAGGAacacatttcaaagaaaaaattgtTCCGGACAAAAGTAGAAGACGTAGTTATGGTTTCTGTCGCTCGGAACGAACTGTGACGTACTTAAAAAGGAAAGAAGTGTTCAACACACAGTTAGAGACTCTCCACATAGAATTACCTTTTATTAAATTTATAATGTACACTAATTATAGTCTTGTAGTACATCCCTACGATGATATTTCCCTCGAATCTGTGCCTAACAAATTTCGACTTCACTATAACCATTTCAGTTCTAATTGTGATTTAGgaaatatcaaacaatattCGTGTCCGATTTTGACCGTACATATCACAATATATACACAAAAGAGCTGGACTCCTGAATGTACACGTTAGCAGTTCACAATAAACGTACGACgacttgaaaatgttatatttgtgtttgttttttctggctctattgaactttgaacttatTGCAAAAACCAGGTTTGCCTAAACAagttgtttgttcgtttgttttacTTGTATATGTAAATCGTACGGTATTTCCCAACGCCACTTCATGACACACCCCTTCATAACACACCACGTTCCACGCCGTGAgaaagacgttaaaaatcccggtcACTTCTAacccccccgatcgaaacctctgcttggagaataaccaCGTACTATGTAAGCCACAACGCACCGCTTCAAAGTTGGTAGGTGAAAACCATGTTAGGCACTGATTGCCATGAGTTAGTCACACATTTCTTACTGGACCAAACAGTGCACCCCTGCCGGTGAGGCCATGCTGGTTTCATTGATGGCATCTTCTGTGGACTGCAAAACTAATCTATGCTGGCAAAAATAGTtttattcattatgaaatctaagtggtctgGATTATTTTAGACATAATGGAAGACACAATGtttggtataccaaacaatatatTCTGTATTCATTTATAATTATTTATGCTATTTGTTCTTTGAcaccttcttctttgactttggaattggctTTCTACGGCAATAGTatccttttttttgcaatttccggCAcatatttgcttgttttgcagcttctttcCACAAAGTAGGATACGGTCGCAAACTttatttttttggaaacggacgaaaattaatgCGCGCGTGGATGACATTCATATAATCTAGTAAGCGTGCCCCAAGTTGCTGTCTCGGCCTTCCCGCTAAGGGGACGCTGTGACTGCACCAAACTCGCAGTTACCGTTTCAGCTCCACTTCATAAAAAAAGCTCTTTTACTTCATTTTTACGAAAAAGAGTTAAATTCGGATGATCTGTATTCAGCTAGGTGTTCTTTCTACTTGAACTCGGAAGTGCATCAAGCAAGAGGAGACTCCTATATATGTATGTTGACAACTGATGCCTTGTGTAAAGTCACTTGTTGCAGTACTGTAGACATCCACATGCGGCGCCTCTGGAGCAGGGCGGCGAAGAGACTAGTGCTTCCTTCGTGCCATCTCCGACCTCGACTCAGGTATGAACGCAAGGAAAGTTGAAGATAGCCTGGACGGGAAAATAAAAGTTACGGGGGGCCTTTAGAAATTTGCAGGTGCACGAAAAGTCAAGTGGAtctttgtttttggtttattgttctacttgattttaatatgtaaattgtaaactgTTCTGCAGAGATTATTGCAGCAAAAACCGAAAGTGAAGACCTAACGAGAAATGAAAGAGAAAGACTTTGCCCCATTTATTTGATTGTTGTCTTAGGATTACAAAGCAGAGTCTTCcaaactgacaaaataaacGTACAGAGTAACTGTAATCCTACAATTGCATttggatttcttttcaaactgttTGCTGAAAAACTGAATTACCGCGTCTTTTCAACATGAAAGTTTGACATTTACACCTGATTGACACTAGCAAAGACAAAGCGATCGTACGACAGCTTTTTGATGCATGTAAACAGGATTCAAGTGTTGTACGACGGCTTTTTCTCCAAAATGACGTATTAGTATGTCGATCAGCCTCAGAGTCCCCGCTCGGGTCctgccttttttttacttcactttTGTACAGAAAAAGACggcgtggcactgcactcaagtttttcataacttattttaacagtgccacgctCTCGATTATGATATTTGCACCTGTGTAGAGCTAGGAAactcgtgcaaagtgcctttcccaagggcacaacatcggtggcgtcgggggattcgaacccgggaccgctggggcCGAACACGtcaccctgccgttacaccacacgactCCACGGACCCAGCCTTGGTAGCAGACACCGTCACGACTATAGAACCCACATGCGACGCGAGCACTGACAGATCTGTCCAAAAGTTACCCAAAACAAGCATGTAGTTTGAAGGAAAAGGCCACGGAGGTTTGTCGTCACCCCGATTCCCACGACTGCCGGGAGGTAAAGTATGCTAATTGATGACGCCTCGGACCTTGACAAAGTCAGGAGGAGAGATGACGGGGTTAGTGGTTAGGAATGAAGGCCGATAAACTGGCGAGAGAAAGATTTGGCCTTTTGATGCAACATTTATCTTTCTAAATCGCACTTAAGCTGCAACTATAAACTATACTTTCTTTAACAGCTATAAGGTATTGActatgataaaaacaacaactgaataacaaacaaatgaatgattTGTCGTCAAAGTAATTAATGATTTGTCGTCGTTTTATACTTCCTTTGTTTGCTTTTCTAAAACTATTGATACCATTTTCTATTGTGCAACCATTGAGCTACTTAAAACCAAGTAGTTCAAACGAATTCCATTGATTATGAATtgtttttgtaagttttgtgttttttttgtctttcaaatcatacttttacttcACAGATCATATTCAATGAAGTCAATACAAATCGATCCAACTTCGGTCACTGAATAGTCTACATGCGATACAAAGGTGGCTTTGAGCGCAAACGAAACAGACTTTCTAGAGACGAGCAAAAAATAGTTAGCCATAGCTGTGTGCCTGAAGTCTTTCATACAAGACGATACAAGAGATGTAGATGAACATATGTAATGCTGTCTCTTCCTATTATAAACCACAACGGTTGAAATTGCCGTGTGATTTCCTATACAGCTGTCGACGTTGGAATGTTTACATACCGacagaccaaatatcatcgtaatccattcagaggttctcaagttatgctgacttcaaaATCCGAGAACACACATTTTTTTGTCGGTAACTatagaaattggtcaaaaatGGTGACTACTGGTGGCATGGTGGCCTTGTGATTAGAGTTTTGACTATCCCACGATAGTCGTCCCAGCTTTGCACCCATTGAGAAGTATCTTTATACAAATTCCCTCAAGACACCCTGGTGAAGATGATAACATATCCTTGGTAAGGGATGTCCTCtaggatgggacgtaaagcggAGGTCTCGAGTTAGAGGAGAGCCAGGACACCACCACGACTTCATGTTTGATATCAGGCGGTTCAACTTTCACCCATTTTAGATATCACCATATCTAAATGTGCCGATCACCCTGAAATTTGTCACATTACTGTGATAACAGAACGTTACATTGAGAGATATCACCATAGGCACCCAGATACCCGTACTCCGAAGGACGCCCGCTTCCGGCTCCGTTTAATGCTTGAAGCGTTCGTCGTCCTTTTTTTGTCGCAGAACTTTCAGCGAGGCTGTCACAGACCGACAAATATCTACGACAACCTGGCACAGGACAGCTGAATTCTTTACGACACATCCACCACTGTCCCAAGGATCCCCTCATCTTTCAAGGCAGTCGAAAACGTGTGTTCAAGGCTATATTCGTgtgtgtctacatgtatgtgtgtgctagGATGGGTACAGatacgtgtgtgcgtgtgttgtgACAAGGATAACCCAATGAGCATATCATATTACATCACACGGTAACATAAAACCGTCTGATGTGGCCAAAATGCAAGAGAAGAAAGGTCCACTTTCGAAAACTTCCGGTCGAAGTGCATGTTGGGAAGGGGAATCAGTCGGGCGACTTCCGGTTCTACTTGCCGCCATGATGGATGAGGCGATGAACTGCCTTCACAATGTTTTGCCAATTACAACTCCGCACAAGTGGTTCTCCCGGGCCCCATTAATCTTATATGTCAGTCCTGGGGAGAAGCGCGTGGTGCATGTGCCTTGGTAGTCTCTAATATAACGGACTAACTAtaggggaatatttgccaggggaatTCGGCGCTTCATTGGTTGGGCactgactgactctcctggccagttattgccctttttgccgaattcacAAACCATACGTATACCtccgtagaaaggcctggtagGGGCTAGTGCCTTGGAAGGGTCCTTCAGTGTCGGACACTGCCAGAGAACTTAATTTTAGATACCTTTTCAACATTGATTTTAGTCACATATATCACGCTTGCTTCGCATAAAAATAGTTTGCATAAACTACGTAAAGAGATATATTAGAATACCTACGTCGTGTgctttgtaaaatatgcctttATATGTGCCTCGCAACCACTCGTAATGGTATTGTATATTGAATATACTTTTCAGTCACCGGGGATTATATTATAGCTCTTCAGTGTGATAGCCTCCGGCTAATTGGGCTATGACTTGACTGTATGTATTCAGAATTACAGCTATActtataaatcaaatcaaatctatgGAATGGAACTATCGACTTGCgctctttcaattttttttgccagAATTTTCTGTCaaactttatgtttttttctgcgATCCTTCAATCATCATTAACCATTGTAAAGTGCTGTTGAGGATGAATTGTGTAAATGTCCTAGAGTGGGTAATTGATGTAGTAGATAAAACGATTGGACGAAAgaatggttggatggatggatggatggatggatggatggatggatggatggatggatggatggaaggatggatggatggatggatggatgggtggatggatggatggatggatgggtggatggatggatggttggatggatagatggatgaacAATAAGTACTCATCCCGCTTTGTAAACTCTGAATTCACAAGAGCTACTGCTATTTTGTCATACATTGGATGGTACAATTGTGTTTCTACGAGAGTACAATGATGATACAAATTAAACCCTTCGATGACATTTCTTCAACGTGTGTTTCTGACTCTTTAGATAACCCTTCTTCCACGTCATGACCTGTAATCAGTTTTAAAGCCCATGCACCAACATCCAGTCTTCCCTGTGTATACATCCACCCTCTCCCCGCTACATCCCTGGGCCAGCTGGGGTCACAGGCTGTTTGTTTAGTTGTTTCCAAGTGCCGGCGAACTTAGACTCTTGGAATTCGCCCAGCGTCTTGAGTTACGGACCGCCATGGTAATGTTTATGTGTCGGATAAGTCCATCTGAAACCCGTCTTTTCAGAAGGCTTGCCGCCCTCCTGACGGAAGGTGTCAGACGACGGGAGGACGGGGATGACGTCAGAGCCGTAACCTTGGTGACGGTTGGCGGATATCTTCCGCCTTGAAGAAGATACCGTGCCGATGAATTTGTTTGACTCTTAGCAAATTTACTTGAAAACAACTGTTGTACTTTTGTAAACAAGTAAGTCCATCATGTTTTCGCCTTCACATACCCCATAGGTTTCTGTAAAGATGGATATACG is a window of Branchiostoma lanceolatum isolate klBraLanc5 chromosome 8, klBraLanc5.hap2, whole genome shotgun sequence DNA encoding:
- the LOC136440418 gene encoding toxin MIT1-like isoform X4; translated protein: MGTTLMLLGLMMMTTLTQGMFLNMIGVCESDRQCIQARGQKSCCAPLGLRDLFSGIPVCKPMGLRGDRCHIAGDYLPYPLDAPRRFWRCPCADGLSCLAPKGSLLGRCDYPHMR
- the LOC136440418 gene encoding toxin MIT1-like isoform X1 is translated as MPHCRTSRFLVLPILFICCLSGVVGLWGLTVTGVCESDRQCIQARGQKSCCAPLGLRDLFSGIPVCKPMGLRGDRCHIAGDYLPYPLDAPRRFWRCPCADGLSCLAPKGSLLGRCDYPHMR
- the LOC136440418 gene encoding toxin MIT1-like isoform X2 gives rise to the protein MVISPYLLLPFLICSFNVSDGFFAMHFFQVCESDRQCIQARGQKSCCAPLGLRDLFSGIPVCKPMGLRGDRCHIAGDYLPYPLDAPRRFWRCPCADGLSCLAPKGSLLGRCDYPHMR
- the LOC136440418 gene encoding toxin MIT1-like isoform X3, giving the protein MAVLAFMLVVMLSTHPAAASIFLGLLEVCESDRQCIQARGQKSCCAPLGLRDLFSGIPVCKPMGLRGDRCHIAGDYLPYPLDAPRRFWRCPCADGLSCLAPKGSLLGRCDYPHMR